A window of the Brassica napus cultivar Da-Ae chromosome A2, Da-Ae, whole genome shotgun sequence genome harbors these coding sequences:
- the LOC106392006 gene encoding REF/SRPP-like protein At1g67360, producing the protein METEKKNSKELGLNHLGFVRVAAIQVLVSLSNLYDYAKQNSGPLKPAVGKVEGAVTTVVTPVFNKFKDVPDTLLLFLDHKVGEVSNKFDKHAPPLAKQVVSQAHVLIQMTTEKAQSFVKEARTGGPKAAFNYAATEYKYFVVTNSVKVWVKLNRYKPIHAVGNKALPLAANLSGKYNGLVTDMTKMGYPVVGYLPLVPVDDIVKAYEKEQDAAQKKGDTTTTPTDGNKSSSDSDTD; encoded by the exons ATGGAAACAGAGAAAAAGAACAGCAAGGAGCTAGGGCTTAACCACCTAGGGTTCGTGAGAGTTGCAGCGATCCAGGTTCTTGTTAGCCTCTCAAACCTCTACGACTACGCCAAACAAAACTCCGGTCCTCTTAAACCGGCCGTGGGAAAGGTGGAAGGAGCCGTCACCACCGTCGTCACCCCTGTCTTCAACAAATTCAAAGATGTTCCAGATACTCTCCTCCTCTTTCTTGATCATAAG GTAGGTGAAGTTTCGAACAAGTTTGATAAGCATGCTCCTCCACTGGCTAAGCAAGTAGTGAGTCAAGCACATGTACTGATCCAGATGACTACAGAGAAGGCTCAAAGCTTTGTGAAAGAGGCTCGTACCGGTGGTCCTAAAGCTGCCTTTAACTATGCTGCAACTGAGTACAAGTACTTCGTTGTGACTAACTCGGTTAAAGTCTGGGTTAAACTCAACCGGTACAAACCTATTCATGCAGTGGGAAACAAAGCTTTGCCACTGGCTGCAAACTTGTCTGGTAAGTACAACGGTTTGGTGACTGACATGACCAAGATGGGTTACCCTGTGGTTGGTTATCTTCCTTTGGTTCCTGTTGATGACATTGTCAAGGCTTATGAAAAAGAACAAGATGCAGCGCAGAAGAAAGGAGATACGACCACCACCCCTACTGATGGAAACAAATCCTCGTCTGATTCGGACACTGATTGA